The Candidatus Dormiibacterota bacterium genome window below encodes:
- a CDS encoding cytochrome c codes for MRETMRIRITGLLAAATLGVLAITGCSKPASTTQATAAPSASAKAVAEITASPRHTAVPVPAKKAAPAPTKKAAPAPTRSIIAGPVLPAKTAKPVNPKTVVAPVRKTSAPAIAVATRAPATAAPAVVAVVGDPAHGKQLYMQNCSSCHGATGQGGMGPSLENEASRKNLDQAIAWIKNPVSPMPKLYPDTLSNKDVLDVATYVESLK; via the coding sequence GTGAGAGAAACCATGCGCATACGGATTACCGGCCTGCTCGCGGCGGCGACGCTGGGCGTTCTCGCCATCACCGGATGCTCGAAGCCGGCATCGACCACGCAGGCCACGGCCGCCCCCAGCGCGAGTGCCAAGGCCGTTGCCGAGATAACCGCCTCGCCGCGGCATACGGCTGTGCCTGTGCCCGCCAAAAAGGCCGCGCCTGCGCCCACCAAAAAAGCCGCGCCTGCACCGACCCGGAGCATCATCGCCGGGCCGGTTCTTCCCGCCAAAACGGCCAAGCCGGTGAACCCGAAAACCGTCGTTGCACCGGTCCGCAAAACGAGCGCGCCCGCCATTGCTGTAGCGACTCGGGCGCCGGCAACTGCGGCCCCGGCTGTCGTTGCCGTCGTCGGCGATCCGGCACACGGCAAGCAACTCTACATGCAAAATTGTTCGAGCTGCCATGGCGCGACGGGGCAAGGCGGCATGGGGCCGTCCTTGGAGAACGAGGCGTCGCGGAAAAATCTCGATCAGGCGATCGCATGGATTAAAAACCCGGTCTCCCCCATGCCAAAGCTCTATCCGGACACCTTGAGCAATAAAGACGTGCTGGACGTCGCGACCTATGTTGAATCGCTGAAATAG